The following DNA comes from Amycolatopsis albispora.
GGCATCGACCTCGACTGGGAATGGCCCGGCGCGGAAGGCCATCCCGGCAACCACGTCAGCCCGGCGGACAAGGTGAACAACACCCTGCTGATCAACGAGTTCCGCCGGCAGATGGACGAACTCGGCGCGCAGCACGGCAAGCGCTACCAGCTGACCGCGTTCACCCCGGCCGACCCGGCGAAGATCGAGGCGGGCTGGGAACTGGGCCCGGTGGCGAACTCGCTGGACATCTTCAACGTGCAGGGCTACGACTTCCACGGCGCGGGCAGCGACAACTCGTGGGAGCCGAACCGCACCGGGCACCAGGGCAACCTGTACACCGACCCCGACGACCCGTACAACTTCCACTTCAGCGTGGAGAACGCGATCAAGCCGTACCTCGACGCCGGGGTGAACCCGCGCAAGCTGACCGTCGGGCTGGCCTTCTACGGCCGCGGCTGGCAGGGCGTGACCGACGGCGGCAAGGCCGGTGAGTGGCAGGCGGCCAACGGCGCGGCGCCGGGGCAGTTCGCCGAGGAAGCGGGCACACGAGGTTATTCGAACCTGGTGGCGAGCGTGCCGAACTGCATCGTGCACCACGACGAGGCCGCGGTGGCGACCTCGTGCTTCACCGGCAACGGCGGGCAGTGGTGGACCTTCGACGACGCGTGGTCCATCGGGAAGAAAACCGCCTGGATCAAGGAGAAGGGCCTGCTCGGCGCGATGATCTGGGAGATGTCCGGTGACACCGGCGTGCTGATGAGCGCCACCCACAACGGCCTGCGCTGACGTGGTGTCCACCACTCGACTGGACCACAGCGCTGGTTACCGACGGGTAACCAGCGCTATGGTCGCGGGTATCCGAACACCCGATCCGAGTGAGGAGCACCCGTGTCAGCACGAGCAGTGCGCAACGTGGCATTTGTCGAGGGGGTGCGCACGCCGTTCGGCAAGGCCGGAGACAAGGGCATCTACGCGGGTACCCGCGCCGACGACCTGGTGGTCAAGGTCATCAGGGAACTGCTGCGGCGCCATCCGGAACTGCCGCCAGAGCGTGTGGACGAAGTCGCCATCGCGGCCACCACGCAGACCGGGGACCAGGGGCTGACCATCGGCCGCACCGCGGCGCTGCTGGCCGGGCTGCCGAAGTCGGTGCCCGGCTTCGCCATCGACCGCATGTGCGCCGGCGCGATGACCGCGGTCACCACCACCGCCAGCGGCATCGGCTTCGGTGCCTACGACATCGCCATCGCCGGCGGGGTCGAGCACATGGGCCGCCACCCGATGGGCGAGGGCGTGGACCCGAACCCGCGCATCATCGCCGACAAGCTGGTCGACCCGACCGCGCTGGTGATGGGCCAGACCGCGGAGAACGTGCACGACCGCTACCCCGAGATCACCAAGCAGCGCACCGACGCCTACGCCGCGCGCAGCCAGGAGCGCTACGCCGACGCGGTGAAGGCGGGCAAGATCGGCCCCGAGCTGGTGCCGGTCGCCACCCGCCACGCCGAGCTGGGCTGGGGCCTGGCCACCGAGGACGAGCCGCCGCGTCCCGGCACCACCGTCGAGCAGCTCGCCGGGCTGAAGACCCCGTTCCGGCCGCACGGCCGGGTCACCGCGGGCAACGCCGCCGGGCTGAACGACGGCGCCACCGGCGCCATCCTGGCCGCCGAGGACGTGGCCGAGGAACTGGGCCTGCCGGTCGGCATGCGGCTGGTCAGCTACGCGTTCGCCGGTGTCGAGCCCGAGGTGATGGGCATCGGCCCGGTGCCGGCCACCGAGAAGCTGCTCGCCCGCACCGGACTGTCCATTTCGGACATCGGCCTGTTCGAGATCAACGAGGCCTTCGCCGTGCAGGTGCTGGCCTTCCTCGACCACTTCGGCATCGCCGAGGACGACCCGCGGGTCAACCAGTGGGGTGGCGCGATCGCCTGCGGGCACCCGCTGGCCTCGTCCGGCGTCCGGCTGATGACGCAGCTGTCGCGGCAGTTCGCCGAGCGGCCGGACGTGCGCTACGGCCTGACCACCATGTGCATCGGCATCGGCATGGGCGGCACGGTCATCTGGGAGAACCCGGCTTGGGAGGGGAACAAGTGATTTCCGCAGCAGAGGCCGAGGCGGCCTTCCCCGACGAGGTGGTGACCCGCGCGGTCACCCGGCTGATCACCGTGCCGGGCCTGGCCGGCCAGGTCGCGCTGATCACCATCGACAACGGCCACGACCACACCCGGCCGTCCACCTTCGGCCCGCAGAGCCTGGTCAGCCTGAACGCGGCGATCGACGAGGCGTTCGCGGCCGAGCCGGTGGCCATCGCGGTGACCGGCAAGCCGTTCATCTTCGCCGTCGGCGCGGACCTGTCCGGCGTGGAGCAGATCGCCGGGCGCGACCTGGCGCTGCAGATCGCGCAGACCGGGCACGACGTGTTCCGGCGGCTCACCGAGTCGAAGATCCCGACCTTCGCCTTCGTCAACGGCGCGGTGATGGGCGGCGGGCTCGAGCTGGCGTTGTCGTGCCACTACCGCACGCTGGCGGAGAACACCGCGGCGATCGCCTTTCCCGAGGTCTTCCTCGGCCTGTTCCCCGGCTGGGGCGGCACGCAGCTGCTGCCGAACCTGATCGGGCCGGACGCGGCGGTCACCGTGATCATCGAGAACGCGCTGAGCCAGAACAAGATGCTCAAGCCCGCGCAGGCCGCGGAACTGGGCATCGTGGACGAGCTCTTCGGTTCGGCGGACTACCTGGAGCAGTCGCTGCTGTGGCTGGCGAAGGTGGTGCGCGGTGAGCTCACCCCGCCGCGTCGCGAGATCGACCGCGGTGCCGGGTGGGACGCCGCCATCGCCCGCGCGAAGTCCATTGTGGACGGCAAGACGCGCGGCGCGTCGCCCGGCGCGAACAAGGCCGTGGAACTGCTGGAACTGGCGCGGGCCAACGATCTCGACCGCGGGTACGCGGCGGAGACCGAGGCGCTGGCCGACGTGCTGATGACCGACACGCTGCGGGCCGGGCTGTACTCGTTCAACCTGGTCAACAAGCGCGCCAAGCGACCGGCCGGGGCGCCGGACAAGTCGCTGGCGCGGCCGGTGAACAAGGTCGGCATCGTCGGTGCCGGGCTGATGGCCAGCCAGCTGGCGCTGCTGTTCGTGCGGCGGCTGAAGGTGCCGGTGGTGCTCACCGACATCGACCAGGAGCGGGTGGACTCCGGTGTCGGCTACGTGCACGGCGAGATCGACAAGCTGCTGGCCAAGAAGCGGGTTTCGCCCGATGCGGCGAACCGGCTCAAGGCGCTGGTGTCCGGCTCGCTGGACAAGGCGGCCTTCGCCGACGCGGACTTCGTCATCGAGGCGGTGTTCGAGGAACTCGGCGTCAAGCAGCAGGTTTTCGCCGAGGTCGAAGAGCACGTGAAGCCGGAGGCGATCCTGGCGACGAACACCTCGTCGCTGTCGATCACCGAGATGGCGTCGAAGCTGCGGCACCCGGAGCGGGTGGTGGGCTTCCACTTCTTCAACCCGGTCGCGGTGCTGCCGCTGCTGGAGATCGTGCGCGGCGAGCGGACCGACGACGCCTCGCTGGCCACCGCGTTCGCGGTCGGCAAGCAGCTGAAGAAGTCGAGCGTGCTGGTCTCGGACGCGCCCGCGTTCGTGGTCAACCGGCTGCTCACCCGCTTCCTCGGCGAGGTGCTGGCGGCGGTCGACGAGGGCACGCCGTTCGAGGTGGCCGACCGCGCGCTGGACCCGCTGGGGCTGCCGATGTCGCCGCTGACGCTGCTGCAGCTGGTCGGCCCGCCGGTCGCGCTGCACGTGGCGGAGACGATGCACCGCGCGTTCCCGGACCGGTTCGGGGTGAGCCAGAACCTGGCGAAGTTCGTCGAGGCACGCAAGTCCGCGGTGTGGCAGTGGGACGACAAGGGCAACGCCACCGTCGATCCCGAGGTCGTCGCGTTGTGGGAGCAGGGCGATCGTCCGTCCACTGAGGAGCAGCTGCGGGAGCGGGCGCTGTCGGTGCTGGCCGAGGAGGTGCGAATCATGCTCGACGAGGGTGTGGTCGCCGAGGCGCAGGACATCGACCTGTGCCTGATCCTCGGTGCGGGCTGGCCGTTCTGGCTCGGCGGCATCACGCCGTACCTGGACCGGAGCGGGGTCTCGGAGAAGGTGAACGGGAAGCCGTTCCTGGCTCCGGGCGTGGCTTCGGTGCCGACCGCGTAGCTCCGGATGGCCTACTACGCGATGTCATACGACGTCGCGTAGTAGGCTGTGCTCCGGCGGGAGCGAAGGAGTTGTGTGCGGATGAACGTGCTGTACAGCACCCTGGTGGTGCTGCACCTGGTGGGCATGGCCGGGATCCTCGGCGGGGTGGCCGGGGAACTGATCGCCAAGCGGACCGGGG
Coding sequences within:
- a CDS encoding thiolase family protein, with the translated sequence MRNVAFVEGVRTPFGKAGDKGIYAGTRADDLVVKVIRELLRRHPELPPERVDEVAIAATTQTGDQGLTIGRTAALLAGLPKSVPGFAIDRMCAGAMTAVTTTASGIGFGAYDIAIAGGVEHMGRHPMGEGVDPNPRIIADKLVDPTALVMGQTAENVHDRYPEITKQRTDAYAARSQERYADAVKAGKIGPELVPVATRHAELGWGLATEDEPPRPGTTVEQLAGLKTPFRPHGRVTAGNAAGLNDGATGAILAAEDVAEELGLPVGMRLVSYAFAGVEPEVMGIGPVPATEKLLARTGLSISDIGLFEINEAFAVQVLAFLDHFGIAEDDPRVNQWGGAIACGHPLASSGVRLMTQLSRQFAERPDVRYGLTTMCIGIGMGGTVIWENPAWEGNK
- a CDS encoding 3-hydroxyacyl-CoA dehydrogenase NAD-binding domain-containing protein translates to MISAAEAEAAFPDEVVTRAVTRLITVPGLAGQVALITIDNGHDHTRPSTFGPQSLVSLNAAIDEAFAAEPVAIAVTGKPFIFAVGADLSGVEQIAGRDLALQIAQTGHDVFRRLTESKIPTFAFVNGAVMGGGLELALSCHYRTLAENTAAIAFPEVFLGLFPGWGGTQLLPNLIGPDAAVTVIIENALSQNKMLKPAQAAELGIVDELFGSADYLEQSLLWLAKVVRGELTPPRREIDRGAGWDAAIARAKSIVDGKTRGASPGANKAVELLELARANDLDRGYAAETEALADVLMTDTLRAGLYSFNLVNKRAKRPAGAPDKSLARPVNKVGIVGAGLMASQLALLFVRRLKVPVVLTDIDQERVDSGVGYVHGEIDKLLAKKRVSPDAANRLKALVSGSLDKAAFADADFVIEAVFEELGVKQQVFAEVEEHVKPEAILATNTSSLSITEMASKLRHPERVVGFHFFNPVAVLPLLEIVRGERTDDASLATAFAVGKQLKKSSVLVSDAPAFVVNRLLTRFLGEVLAAVDEGTPFEVADRALDPLGLPMSPLTLLQLVGPPVALHVAETMHRAFPDRFGVSQNLAKFVEARKSAVWQWDDKGNATVDPEVVALWEQGDRPSTEEQLRERALSVLAEEVRIMLDEGVVAEAQDIDLCLILGAGWPFWLGGITPYLDRSGVSEKVNGKPFLAPGVASVPTA